Part of the Kangiella geojedonensis genome is shown below.
CCCTCGCAACATGATTGCCGCGGGTATTATCGCGCGCAATGCTAATAAACTTGGCTTACAGCGTAAGCCGTGGGTAAAAACTTCTTTAGCACCTGGCTCTAAGGCCGTAACCGCTTACTTAGAAGAGTCAAACTTATTGCCTGAAATGGAAAAGTTAGGTTTTGGTGTGGTTGGTTATGCGTGTACGTCGTGTAACGGCATGAGCGGTGCCTTAGACCCTAAAATTAAGCAAGAGATTGAAGAAAGAAATTTATATTCAACAGCGGTACTGTCGGGTAACCGTAACTTTGACGGTCGTATCCACCCACACGCGGATCAAGCGTTCCTAGCATCGCCGCCTTTAGTTGTGGCTTATGCTATCGCCGGTACGATTCGTTTTGATATCGAAAAAGGTGTGCTTGGAACTGACCAAGAAGGTAATCCAGTAACCTTGAAAGACATTTGGCCGACGGATGAAGAAATTGATTCAATCATTTCGGAAAGCGTCAAGCCACAACAATTCCGTGATGTTTATGAGCCGATGTTTAATGTTGAAGTAGACATGGGTGATAAGACTGACCCATTGTATGACTGGCGCCCGATGAGCACTTATATCCGCCGTCCTCCTTATTGGGAAGGGGCGTTGGCTGGTGAGCGCAGCATGAAAGATATGCGTCCGTTAGCAGTATTAGGCGATAACATTACCACTGATCACTTGTCGCCATCGAATGCCATTCAAAAATCGAGTGCCGCCGGTGCTTATTTAGATTCGATGGGCGTGCCAGAAGAAGACTATAACTCTTACGCAACGCACCGCGGTGATCACTTAACCGCACAACGTGCAACTTTCGCTAATCCAAAACTGTTGAACGAAATGGTTCGTGATGAAAATGGCGAAGTGAAGCAAGGGTCATTAGCGCGCCTTGAGCCGGAAGGCAAAGAAATGCGTATGTGGGAAACGATTGAAACCTACATGGAACGCAAACAGCCGTTGATTATTATTGCTGGCGCAGATTATGGCCAAGGTTCTTCGCGTGACTGGGCGGCGAAAGGTGTGCGTCTAGCGGGCGTACAAGTGATTGCCGCTGAAGGCTTTGAGCGCATTCACCGCACCAACTTAATCGGTATGGGCGTATTGCCACTTCAGTTTGAAGAAGGCACAACGCGTAAAACGCTCAACATCGACGGAACAGAAACTTATGACGTCGAAGGTGATATTGCACCAGGCGCGACAATGACGTTGGTTATTAAGCGTAAAGACGGCGAGCGTGTTGAAGTGCCAATGATATGTCGCTTAGATACCGCCGAAGAAGTAAATATCTATGAAGCAGGCGGTGTGTTACAAAGATTCGCTAAGGACTTCTTAGCAGCGAGTTAGAACTATATACAACGACTTTGTCATCCCGCGGTACCAAGGGCAATTCCTTTGGTCGTTTACCGCGGGAGCCAGAGTCTTTAAAGCAACTTACTAGATTTCGCATCGTAGTGCAGAATGACAAGAACAAAAGGTTAAACCCATGTCAGCAACATTTTCTCCTCAAATCAGGATTCCGGCCACTTACATGCGCGGCGGAACCAGTAAAGGTGTTTTCTTTAACCTAACCGATTTGCCAGAAGAGGCGCAGGTGCCGGGGCCAGCGCGTGATGCTTTGTTATTGCGTGTCGTGGGGAGTCCTGATCCTTACGGTAAACATACTGATGGTATGGGTGGCGCAACGTCGAGCACCAGTAAAACAGTGATCTTGTCGAAAAGCGATATCGCGGATCATGATGTGGATTATTTATTCGGTCAGGTTTCTATCGACAAGCCTTTTATCGATTGGAGTGGTAACTGCGGCAACTTAACTGCAGCGGTGGGCTCGTTCGCCATTAACAGCGGTCTCGTCGATGCTGAGCGTATTCCTGAAAATGGTCATGCTGAAGTTCGTATCTGGCAAGCCAATATCGAGAAAACCATCATTGCGCATGTACCGATTACCAATGGTCAGGTGCAAGAAACCGGCGACTTTATTCTCGATGGCGTGACGTTCCCAGCAGCAGAAGTGCAGGTCGACTTTCTCGACCCAGCTGGTGAAGGTTCAATGTTTCCAACGGGTAACCTAATTGATGACTTAGAAGTGCCAAACATTGGTACCTTCAAAGCCACCATGATTACCGCGGGTATTCCAACCATTTTCTTAAACGCCGACGAAATCAACTTTAATGGCAAAACCTATAACGGCACCGAGTTACAGGAAGCCATTAACAACGACGACGAAGCTTTAGAAATGTTTGAGACGATTCGAGCGCATGGCGCAGTGAAGATGGGCCTTATCGAAAACATCGAAGAAGCCGCGAACCGTCAGCACACGCCAAAAGTTGCTTTTGTCGCTAAACCAGCGGACTACGTATCTTCTAGCGGTAAAAACATCAGCGCCAGCGATATCGATCTCAATGTACGCGCCTTGTCTATGGGCAAGCTCCACCACGCCATGATGGGCACCGCTGCAGTAGCAATCGCTACGGCCTCAACCATTCCAGGCACGGTAGTGAACTTAGCCGCGGGTGGCGGCGATCGCCAAAGTGTGATCTTTGGACATCCGTCAGGCACCTTAAAAGTCGGCGCAGAGACTGAGCTGCAAAATGGTCAATGGATCGCTAAAAAAGTTTTTATGAGTCGTAGTGCCAGAATCTTAATGGAAGGCTCTGTACGAGTGCCAGGGGATTGTTTTTAGTAGCCAATTGTTGGTAAAAACAGTATACAAGTAAATTAGATAACTAACATAATATGCTGGTTTGTAAGAAGGTTTACTTTAAATTCATGTGTATAAGAAGTGTGAAAAAGGATCTAGGGGAGGATTTTATGGGCGGTAAGTTACTTGAAGAGATTGAAGATTGGAAGTTAGAAGCTAAACTAGAAAATAACAATAAATATTTTTTCCATACAAGGGTAGTAAATAAAGTCGTTGAGGGGAAAAAATCTTATGTGATTGGTCGAAAAGGAACCGGTAAAACTGCAATCAGTGAATATCTTGTTTCGATTAAGGAAGATGGATATTTTGCTCAAAAATTAACATTTAAAAACTTCCCCTTTAATAAGCTATATGAGCTATCTGATGATGGATACAATGAGCCAAATCAATATATTACGGTTTGGAAGTATTTGATATATTCTACTGTTTGTCAGATGCTCTCTAAGAATGAGAACGTTGACTTAGATAGCAGGGAAAAATTAGAGAAATTATTTAACCATGACTTAACCTCTGCACTCCCTAACGCTGTAAATGAATGGACAGGTTTCAAGTTTGATATAAAAGTATTAGGGAACGGTATCGGCTTAGGTTCGGAGAAAAAAACAAGCGAAACCAAAGGAGCTGATATTGCTGAACGGGTTAGAGTTTTAGAGCAGTTTATAGAGCATAAATTAGGTAAAGAGACATATGTCGTTTTATTTGATGAGCTAGATGAGGACTACAAAGATATTATAGACAGGGAGAAATATAAGAAATATACAGATTTGTTAACTAGTCTATTTAAGGCCGTGCAGGATATAAAAGCAAAATTTAATCGTTTTAAGTTTTATCCTGTAATATTTTTAAGGGACGATATTTACGATATCTTACTAGATCCTGATAAAAATAAATGGACTGACTATAAGATCTCGCTGGAGTGGAGTAGGGATAACTTAAAAAACTTACTGGCCTTTAGGATTTCTAGAGCAGTAAGTCTTGATAGTGATGGAATGAATTTCCAACAGGCATGGAGCAAGGTGTTTAAATCAGGAGACGTTAGGTATGGTAATAGGGGAAGCAAGTCAATGAGCATATTTAATTATATTACCCGCTGTACTCAAAATCGCCCCAGAGATTTTATTAGGTATTTACAAATTTGCGCGGAGTTATCTTTGGAGCGAGGTCAAGATAAGGTAACACCAAGTATTGTAAAAACTGTTGCGAAACCCTTTTCTAATTACTTAAAAACCGAAATGGAGGATGAGATTCATGGGGCTCTTCCTGAGATAAAAAAAATATTCAATTTATTTACGAAGCTTAGAAAGCAAACACTGAATATTAGTGAGTTTGAAAAAATTTATAATGCTGAAGTATCTGCTGAGAATATTCCAAAGCGAGATTATCAATTCATACTAGAGATGTTATTCATGTTTAGTGTAATTGGAAATGTTACGACTCAAAAAAATCATCAGGTGTTTAGATATCAAAACAAGGATGCAAGATTAAATATGAATGAACAAATTTGTGTGCATAGAGGGTTATATAGGGCTCTCCAGATTCTATAATAGAAGCAAGCGTAGCCTCGAAGGAACTTCGAGGTTTACGGTAACGAGGAACGGATAATTCCCTCGATTACGCTAAAGCTAATCGAGGCTACGTAAATTACATACCCAAGATATCCGTTAAGAGATTACCGCGTCACTGTTTTACAGCTCCTCGGTAATTGCTCCTGCATTACTCTAACTCCTGCATTCATGCAGACGTCGTAATCACGAGCAGTTGCTTTACTATACGGTGTCTATATCTTTATACTGGTTCTAAGCTTTTTAACCATGGAGTTAGTATGTTTCGTCGTTATTTAGTTTTTCCTGCGGTGGTTTCTTCACTGCTGTTTGTATCTGGTTTAGCTTTTAGTTCGGTGGCGGGTGGCTCCGAAGCTGAGAAGCCTTCAGTTAAAGACGCTTCGTCTTTGCCGTCATTACTAGAGTTAGAGCCGTATGAGGTCGAGTGGGGTGGTCGTCCGCGTGATCCTGCGGTGGCGCCTGATGGTATGGTGTGGTTTTGTGGTCAGGCGGGTAATTATATTGCTCGGTTGAATCCTGAGACGGGCGCTATGAAGCAATTTTCGGTTCCTGAAGGTTCGCATCCGCATAATTTAATCGTGGCGAGTGATGGAGGCGTTTGGTACGCGGGCAATCAGAATGGTCATATCGGTCGTATCGACCCTAAGACTGGCGATATTAAGCAGTTCCCAATGCCTGAGGAGATTAAAGATCCCCACACCTTGGTGTTTGATTCGGATGAAAACATTTGGTTTACCGCGCAGCATTCGAACGTTATTGGGCATTTAGATGTTGAATCGGGCGAGGTGCGTTTTGTGAAGGGCACTAAAAAAGGCTCGCGTCCTTATGGCATTAAGCTGAATTCACAAGGTGTGCCTTGGGTTGTGATGGTAGGTACTAACAAATTGGCGACGGTTGACCCTGAAACCATGGCGTTGAAAGAAGTGGATATTCCGCGTGAAAAAGCGCGCCCACGTCGTATGGAGATAACTTCAGATGATTCAGTGTGGTATGTGGACTTTAATCGTGGCTATTTAGGGCAATATAATCCTGAAACCGAGAAGTTTACGGAGTGGTTATCGCCAAACGGTCATGATAGCCAACCTTACGGTACTGTGCTTGATAGCGAAGAACGTATTTGGTTTGCGGAAACTGGGCCTTATCCTAACGTGATGTTGGGTTTTGATACGGGGGCTAAAGCGTTTGTTAGTAAAACGATTGTCGAGAGCGGTGGCTCAGTTCGTCACATGTATTATGACGAAGCCAAAAACGAATTTTGGTTTGGTGTGGATACTGGTTTTATTGTGAGAGGCCAACCTAACTAACCCGTGAAGCCTCGAATTTTATTCGAGGCTTTATTATTCTGCTTTCTCTTTCCACCAGTCTTTAAGTTGATACCACCAGTAACTGAGTTGTGCGGCGCTGGGGCCAAAGACGCCACCATTCCAGGGTAAGCCCCAAGGTTGGAAATGCTTGTAGTGATCGTTTTCGCCGGTAATTGCTGCGGCAACGATTTCACCTGCTGCTGTGGTTGGTGCTACGCCGTGGCCACCAAACCCTGTGTTGTACCAAACGTTCGGCGCGACCTCACCGATTTGTGCCATCTGGTGTCTAGCGTAAGCCATCCAACCATGCCAGTCGTAATCGACTTTAACCCCTTCAAGTTGCGGAAACACTTTGAGCATGTCTCGCTTCAGCATGTGGTTTAAGTCTTTGGGCTTAGCTTTTCTGGCGTGAATGCGACCGCCCCACAGTATTCGAGTGTCTCTTAGCGGACGGTAGTAATCAAAAGCAAAGCGGGTGTCATAGACTGCTGAATCTGTGTTGATCGCATTGGTTAAACGATCGCCGAGCGGCTCTGTGGTCATGACGTAAGTGGCGATAGGTAAAATCGAGCTGGACACCGGTTTAAATAAATCACCAATGTAACCGCCACCGGCGAGTACCACGTTTTTGGCTTTGATGGTGCCTTGCGAAGTTTTAATTTGTTTGGTGGGGCTTTGGTAATTGATATCCAGCACTTCACATTCTTGATGTATTTTGACGCCTTGTTTCTGTAGTTCTTTGGCGATTCCAAGTGCGTAGTTAAGCGGATGGAAGTGCATCGCGTTCGGTTCAAATAAAGCGCCGTGATACTGGTTGCTTTTTAAGATGCCGTTTAATTCGTCGGGTGGAATATAGTCCCACTTAACGCCTATGGTGTCGCGCATAAAGTTTTGTTCGTCGCGCAGAATGGATTGATCTTTAAACCAGTTTGCCCAGAGAGCGCCTTTATCCACTAAGTCACAATTAATGGTGTATTGAACCACGCGTCGTCGAATGAGACTGACAGCGCCTTGGGTAAATTGATACAGCACTTTTGCTTGCTCAAGGCCGACTTGTTTCACCAGAGCTTTGGCGCCTAACGAATAACCTGCAAACACCAAACCACCGTTTCGTCCAGAGCATCCGTAGCCGATACCATGCTTATCCACGATGGCGATATTAGTATGACCACGTTCGACTAAGCCTAAGGCTGTCATTAGCCCCGCGTAACCACCGCCAACGATACAGGTTTCGACTTCTAGATTGTCGATAAACCCATCACTGGTGATGGTTTGGTTCCTAGTAGCGGCGTAATAGGTATCGGGATAGAGGGGGCTCATGTCATGATTCGTTGTTTATTTTATGAGCATCATTGTGTCTGATTTTTAAACAAAGGAAAAGTTTATTTAACGTTAGAAGCAGCGGGACTTTTTAAAACTTAACATTTGTCGCTTGAGATAGCCGCTACGTCTGTTTAAGGTGAATGGATAGCATTCATCAAGAGCAAGGAGTTGATATGTCAAGCACAGTTGAGTCGAACGTACGCCCAGAACCTGATGCAGAGTTAGTTCGCATTGCGGAATATGTCGCTGAATATACCGTGGAGAGCGACGAGGCAATGACGACTGCTCGCTATTGTCTGATGGATACGCTTGGGTGTGGCTTGCTAGCTTTGCGCTACCCTGAGTGCACAAAACATCTAGGGCCACTAGCACCCGGAACTGTAGTGCCAAACGGTGCGCGAGTGCCGGGCACCCAATTTGAGATGGATCCTGTCAAGGCGGCTTTTGATATTGGCTGCATGATTCGTTGGCTTGATTACAACGATACGTGGCTAGCGGCAGAGTGGGGGCATCCCTCGGATAACCTTGGTGGTATTTTAGCCATTGCAGACTTTTTAAGTCGTCAGTCGATCGCCGAAGGATACGCGCCGCTGACCATGCAAACCGTTTTAGAGGCAATGGTGAAAGCTCATGAAATTCAGGGCGTGTTGGCGCTGGATAATAGTTTCAACCGAGTCGGTTTAGATCACGTGATTCTAGTCAAAGTCGCTTCCACAGCGGTAATCACGCACATGATGGGTGGTAGCCGCGACGACATTATTGATGCCGTGTCTCAGGCTTTTGTCGATGGTCAGTCGCTTCGGACTTACCGTCATACCCCTAACACAGGCTCTAGAAAGTCTTGGGCAGCAGGAGATGCGACGTCGCGTGCGGTGCGGTTGGCGATGATGACGCTGACGGGCGAGATGGGGTATCCCAGTGCGCTAAGCGCTAAAACTTGGGGTTTTTATGATGTGTCGTTTGACGGCAAGCCGTTTAGTTTTCAGCGTGACTTTGGCAGTTATGTGATGGAAAACATTTTATTTAAGATTTCCTATCCGGCTGAGTTTCATGGACAAACCGCGGTCGAAGCGGCTATTGAGTTGCAGGATAAGGTTGCTGATAAACTTGACGACATCGAACGAATCGAATTAACAACTCATGAATCCGCGATACGAATTATTTCCAAAGAGGGTGAGTTGCATAATCCAGCGGATCGCGATCATTGTATTCAATACATGGTGGCCTGTGGCTTATTATTTGGTGAATTAAACGCTGATCATTATGAAGATGATGTCGCTAAAGATTCGCGAATCGATGCTTTGCGTGACAAGATGACGCTTCAAGAAAATAAAGACTGGTCAAAGGATTATCATGAGCCGAGTAAGCGCAGCATTGCTAACGCGGTTCAAGTGTTTTTTAAAGACGGCAGCTCTACCGATAAAGTCATCGTTGAATACCCTCTCGGTCATAGAAGGCGTAGAGAAGAGGGGATTCCTGTCTTGATAGAAAAGTTTAAGAAGAATGTCTATACGCGCTTTCCTAAAAGGCATGGCGAAGAAATTATTGATTTATGCCTAGATGAAGAAGCGTTACTGAATACTCCTGTTAACGAGTTTATGAATTTGTTGGTGATATAAAAAACCTTCACCTAATTTTGACTTGCTATATGGCATGATTGGTTCTCAACTAGGAGGTGAGCCATGATGTTATCGGCTGGAGCGATCCAAAATTTGGATCGAAAGTTTAGACTTAATTTAATTAACAGTATTACTGGCGTCAAACCTGCCAACATGATTGGTACTGTCTCGTCTGATGGTGAAACCAACTTAGCCATCATTAGTTCGGTGGTACATCTTGGTAGCGACCCAGCGTTAGTGGGTTTTGTGACTCGGCCTACTGAAGAGATTCCCCGACATACTTATCAGAACATATTAGATACCACTTATTTTACTATCAATCACGTCAGTGCTGAGTACATAAAAAACGCTCACTACACCTCAACAAAATTTCCTCGAGAGATCTCTGAATTCAAGGAGTGTGGTTTTAGTGAAGAATATTTAGATGACTTTAAAGCTCCTTTTGTTAAGGAGTCTTTGATCAAAATAGGAGTGAAATACCGTCAGCAACTACCGATTGAATTAAATGGAACACGATTAATGATAGGAGAGATTCAAACCATTATATTTCCTGACGATGCGGTTAACGAAAAAGGCTACATGGATTTAGAAGGATTTAATAATGTCGGTATTGGTGGCTTAAATCAATACTACAGTCTTAAGAAAATTGGGGAGTTCCCTTATGCTAGGCTTGGTGATGAACCGGACTTTGATTAAGGGTTCGTTACCACTCAATCTCTTTACCATCCCAGGCAAAGAATTTGCCACTATCCTCTAGCGTGGTGTTTTCTAAAACATTCATCATCTTTGACACAGCGTATTCAGTGCTAAACAACTTTTCTTCCGGTACATTTGCTTGGAAGGGTTTGGAGAGTGATGTATCTGTGGTTCCGGGGTGAATTGCTACGACAACGCAATGTTTAAATCGTCTTGATGCTTCAATAGATAAGGTTTTTATCAACTGATTGAGTGCTGCTTTACTAGCGCGATAGCTGTACCAACCGCCAAGATAATTGTCGCCAATACTTCCAACCCGTGCTGATAAGGAAGCGAAAAGCCCAGTTGATTTTTGTGCTTTAGCGCCTGCCTCTAAGTGATGAAGTAAGTGTTTCGCAATTAATGGTGTTATCAGAGCATTCGCGCTTATTACTTCTTTAAAGCTGTTTGGGTTGAAGTCTTCGATTTTCTTTTCGGGACTGATGTCTTTAGAGTCGTTATGCAATACGCCACAGGCGTTAATGATGAGTTGGACTTCAAACTCTCTACCGGAGAGAAACTCTGAAAATAGCTGAAGTTCCTTCTCTGAACCGGGATCTAGCTTCATCATATGAAGCTTGCCTTTACTCTGACCCTCAATCGTTTTAAAGCTTTGGATTTGTCGAGTACAAGCAAACACATGGTCATATTGCGCTAAACAATACTCTACAAATTGGTGACCTATGCCACCGTTGGCTCCGAATATAATCGCTGTTTTCATGAAATAAGTATCCTCGCAGTGCTGTGAATAGAAAGTGAAGGATTATAAAATTGGGGCTGCTGAGCTTTGATTTGTCTTAAATTTCAGTATGATAGTTCGCAATAGGTTAAATGTAAGGAATCTGTTTTGTCTGAAAAACGCATGGGTATCACAGAGGTTTTAGAGTCCGTTAAAGACAATGCTGAGGGTGAGGATGTCGAGCTTGGAGAAGTCGTAGAGCATCTAGAGCATCGTGGTTTTGGTCCTATATTATTAGCTCCAGCCTTGGTCGCTTTGTTTCCGACAGGCGCTATTCCAGGGATACCCAGTGCATGCGGTATTCTCATCTTCTTAATTGCGATTCAAATGGCTTGGGGTAAAAAACACCCTTGGTTACCCAATAAGCTCACGGCTATCGGCTTCAGCCAAGAAAAGCTTGGAAAAGTTATCGATAAAGTCTGTCCATATACTAAGAAAATTGATCGTTGGTTTAAGCCTAGGTTATCGATTCTGTCTGAAGGGGTGGTGAAGCGCCTTGTGGCCTTGATGTGCGCTTTAGCGGGGCTGATTATGATTCCGTTAGAGCTGGTTCCTTTTGCGGTGATGCTGCCTGCGTTTGCAATTGTGTTAGCTGCCGTTGGACTCAGCACTGAAGACGGCATAGTTATTTCTATCGCCAGCCTGATTATGCTGGGTTCATTCTATCTGCTATATGTTAATTATATTCAGTAGCTGCTTTCTATCACGACAAAGTTAGTGAGAAGGGGGAGCTAAATGCTCGCTCTTGTTTGTCCACTGGGTCGATGAACTGCAACGTCTTTGCTAGAAGCTGCATGGGTTTTTGAAAGTTATCTTTTTCTTTCGGCTGTAACTCAGGGTAGAAGCGATCGTTAAGAATAGGGTAACCAATCTCCATCATATGCAAGCGTAATTGGTGCGTGCGTCCTGTGATGGGACTAAGTTTAAATAAGGCGTGGTCGTAGTTTTGCTCTAAACATTCAATCAACGACTCTGCATATTGCCCCTGAGACGGGTCGTTACTGTTAATAAAGCGAAATTTAGGCTTGCCCCGAGTTAAATAATTTTTGATATGCCACTGTTTTCCAACCATTGAAAGTGAAGTCGGTACATGAGTTATTGCTTGGTATTTTTTATGTATTCTCTGCTGACTGAACAATTGGTGGTAGTCACCGCGTGTTTCGGGGTTGGTCGAGAACATGACTAATCCAGCGGTGTCACGATCTAGGCGATGTATAGCCTGCAGCTCTTTTATCCCTGTGCGTTGTATGAGCCGTTCCTGCAAACATTCATTGACGAAAACCCCTCCGGGCATCACGGGCAAAAAAGGTGGTTTGTGTGCAATAAGAAAGTGATCATTATGCTCGACGATCGTTTCTTCGAAGGGAATTTGTGGCTCTTTCGTGACTTCTCGGTAATAGCCTAGCGTTTTATTGGGCTGGAAAAGTGTCATTTCATCAATAGCTCGATTGCTATCTTCACAATCACGATCATTGTCTCGCCAGAATACCTTGCCACTCTTCATACGCTCCTTCCACATCGTTGCGCTAATGTGCGGAAATTTCTCAACTAAAAAATCCAAAACGGATTTGTATTTCGCTGAAGCGGGGAGAGTGATGAATGATGGGCGATTTGCCTGTGACATGGTGTGATGATTCATGAGCTAAGGATTAGGATTGTAACAATATTAGGCCGAAATAGAGAAGACTCTATCTTGCTGTTGAAGTAGATTCCTATTTTTATATTTTCGGGGTATGATGTTTTCTGGATTACAACTGGACGATATTATGAAAAAAATTACTTATTTATTAATTGCTTGTGCAATGACTTTGCTTTTAACAGCATGTGGCGCACCGACTATTGATGCTTCGAGCGAGAAGGCGATGCAAGAATCCATGGAAGAGATCACCAAAGATATGACTGAAGCTGAGAAAACCGAGTTTGGTATGGCTATCATGGCTGTTTCGATGAAGGTTGCTATGTCAAATATGGGTAACCCAGAAAAAGCTGAGGAAGCTGTTCAGGAAGCCTTAGACGGAAAAACTGCGGAAGAAGTTATTGAAATGAGTAAAGAATAATAGACTGATATTATTGATTTACCTGAAAAAAGCGCTTTATGGCGCTTTTTTTATATCGCATAAAACAAGCCCTAATGAGTTCACTGCAAATTTGACTTGATTTGTAAATGATAACTGTTATCATTCGCGCCATATTTCTAGTTAAGGGCAAATTCATGAAGTATTCGTTAATTTCTACCGCAGTATTTGGGGCTTTGGCGCTCTCTAGCCAAGTTGCTTTTGCAGATGAAACTAAAGAAACAGAAACAATGGTGGTATCAGCAACTCGTGCACCATTACAACAAAGCGCAGTTCCAGCAACTGTGACCATCATTGACGGTGCTGAAATTCGTCAGCAACTGTCAGTGAGCAATTCTTTATCCGATATTTTGGGTAACTTGCTGCCTTCCTATAGTCCTTCGAGACAGAAACTAACGAGCTCTGGTGAAACGCTTCGTGGTCGTACGCCTTTATATTTGATTGATGGTGTGCCTCAGTCTAACCCTCTTAGAAACGGTTCACGTTCAGGAAATACCATTGATCCAATGTTGATTGAGCGAGTAGAGGTGATTCACGGCGCCAGTGCTATTCAAGGTTTAGGCGCCAGTGGCGGTATTATTAATATCATCACTAAAACGGCAAAGAGCGGCACTGAACATCAAATAACCGCAGGTCTATCTGCGCCAACGAGCGAAACCTCGGAAGGTTTATCTTACGATGCAGGTTACTTGGTGTCGCATGGTGAAGGTCAGTGGCAGTTTGTTGCAGGTGTTCACTTGCGTGAAACGGGCATGTACGTCGATGGTAACGGAGACTTGATTGGTGTTGATACTACTCAAGGCGACACCATGGACTCTAGCAGTCGCGACATTTTTGGTAAGGTCATTTATCAAATTAATAACGAACAGCAATTACAGCTGATGGTTAATCATTATGATCTAGCTACCAATGGCGATTACGTGACGGTTACTGGCGATCGTGCAAACGGCATCCCTGCAACATCGGTGCGTGGTGAGATTGAAGGCGATCCTGCTGAAAATGAAGTCACTACGGTGAGTTTGAACTTTAGTGATGCGGATTGGTTAGGCGCTGATCTGAAGTGGCAGCTATTCTCACAAGATTTTTCTGCACTGTATGGCGGCGGTCGTTTTGGCACCTTCCAAGATCCAGCGTATGGCGCTGATCTTTATGACCAGTCGCGCAACGATTCAAACAAGCTGGGGTCGCGTCTAACGCTAAACTGGTTAGAAGTTGCTGATAGCAATGTTGATATTACAACAGGCCTAGACTTTTTACGTGATCGCACTTACCAAGAGTTAGCGCAAACCGGTCGTAAGTGGGTGCCAGAAACTGACTTTGAAAACTGGGCACCTTATTTACAAGCGCGCTTAAACGAAGGCCCTTGGAGCTTTAGTGCGGGTTTACGTTATGAGTACGGCAAGTTAATTGTTGATGATTTTACGACGTTGGCATCTTACGGCAGTCAGGATGTTGAAGGTGGC
Proteins encoded:
- a CDS encoding TonB-dependent receptor — protein: MKYSLISTAVFGALALSSQVAFADETKETETMVVSATRAPLQQSAVPATVTIIDGAEIRQQLSVSNSLSDILGNLLPSYSPSRQKLTSSGETLRGRTPLYLIDGVPQSNPLRNGSRSGNTIDPMLIERVEVIHGASAIQGLGASGGIINIITKTAKSGTEHQITAGLSAPTSETSEGLSYDAGYLVSHGEGQWQFVAGVHLRETGMYVDGNGDLIGVDTTQGDTMDSSSRDIFGKVIYQINNEQQLQLMVNHYDLATNGDYVTVTGDRANGIPATSVRGEIEGDPAENEVTTVSLNFSDADWLGADLKWQLFSQDFSALYGGGRFGTFQDPAYGADLYDQSRNDSNKLGSRLTLNWLEVADSNVDITTGLDFLRDRTYQELAQTGRKWVPETDFENWAPYLQARLNEGPWSFSAGLRYEYGKLIVDDFTTLASYGSQDVEGGEPSFNELLTNFGVVYEFTDEWRGFISVSEGFSMPDVGRVLRGIDQPDQSVNTFLNLQPVLTENNEIGIEYFGHDLAFSASYFESDSDLGARLSPNADGIFEVNREKTEINGFELSAEYSLTQSASIGALYADNDGEFDSDDNGQVDTKLGGRNIAPRRLNLFWSHNWSGMVDSRLQLNKFFDRKIYEGAEAINNFEGYSTLDASLNIMTDSVGEFTIGVENLLDEDYFTYYAQTAGNDGRNFKGRGRTLRFNWLYSF